One Sphingobacteriales bacterium DNA segment encodes these proteins:
- a CDS encoding LysM peptidoglycan-binding domain-containing protein — MKTRAKLLYITPLLCLLLLQGCKATKTNVSKPPDDSGKNTPAYQDPYAGKSDDELNATQKYIKKYRDLAISEMKRSKVPASITLAQGILESASGNSYLATKANNHFGIKCGKDWKGESIYFDDDQTNECFRKYKTVQESFIDHSDYLTGNARYAALFQLDILDYKGWAKGLKEAGYATRRNYAELLIDLIEKNQLTIYDVALPKGYSTEPAPVADQQFKYNGIPAIQAKQGDTYALIAKRNGISLAKLLEYNDLTEQKPLKEGQIVYLAPKKTTAKESYHIVRKEDRMYSVSQEYGIKLASLYEKNLLKPGEEPAVGEILYLRQKRTEPAETRVIKPEEPVAEQKPVVQEEEKRVTEDKQEVKENVFEEVPVVQPENQKEGTEEPVEVITPETKTVVVFEDEEKKPGQETTIKEPEPTKANEVTKESEPPAAVNMHVVQAGETLFSLSKKYSVSVENLKKWNNLTGDNISPGDKLIVGQGTTAFEPTETPEEPKIATPAVRSDTVFYVAQAGEDLYTIAQKNNTTVFKLISLNHLTSQKIYPGMKIIISVPEVKTETTVPKTTKDGFDNPDALIIKKPVVKQPENPVYQKPAETPAPKTEPKVTASGNETYHIVQAGEGLFSIARKYGVTVTQIKQWNNLTSDYIQVGQKLIVGTGQAQTPQVQPAVPAATPKPSGDEIFHVVVPGETLFSISKKYGVSVESIKSLNNLPDNNIKSGQKLKIK; from the coding sequence ATGAAGACTAGGGCTAAATTATTGTATATCACTCCGTTGCTGTGTTTGCTGCTTTTACAGGGATGCAAGGCTACAAAGACCAATGTGTCGAAACCGCCCGATGACTCAGGCAAAAATACACCGGCTTATCAGGATCCCTATGCCGGAAAAAGTGATGATGAACTGAACGCAACGCAAAAGTACATTAAAAAATACAGGGATCTGGCCATCAGTGAGATGAAACGATCAAAAGTTCCTGCCAGTATCACATTGGCTCAGGGAATACTCGAGTCGGCAAGTGGAAACAGTTATCTGGCAACCAAAGCCAACAATCATTTTGGAATAAAATGCGGAAAAGACTGGAAAGGAGAATCTATTTATTTTGATGACGATCAGACCAACGAATGTTTCAGAAAATACAAAACGGTTCAGGAGTCCTTTATCGACCATTCTGATTATCTGACAGGCAATGCAAGGTATGCAGCTCTCTTTCAGCTTGATATTCTTGATTATAAGGGATGGGCAAAAGGACTGAAAGAAGCCGGATACGCTACCAGAAGAAATTATGCCGAACTTCTGATAGATTTGATAGAAAAAAATCAATTGACAATTTATGATGTTGCCTTACCAAAAGGTTATAGCACCGAGCCGGCTCCGGTTGCCGATCAGCAGTTTAAATACAACGGAATACCGGCTATTCAGGCCAAGCAGGGTGATACCTATGCACTCATTGCCAAAAGGAATGGAATCAGTCTGGCTAAGTTGCTTGAATACAACGACTTAACAGAGCAAAAGCCTTTAAAGGAAGGACAGATAGTTTATCTGGCACCCAAAAAGACAACGGCTAAAGAATCTTATCATATCGTCAGAAAAGAAGACAGGATGTACTCTGTTTCACAGGAATACGGAATAAAACTAGCCAGTCTGTATGAAAAAAACCTGTTGAAACCTGGAGAAGAGCCTGCCGTAGGTGAAATACTTTATTTACGGCAAAAGCGCACAGAACCTGCCGAGACAAGAGTGATCAAACCCGAAGAGCCTGTTGCAGAACAAAAGCCGGTTGTTCAGGAAGAAGAAAAACGGGTAACTGAAGACAAGCAGGAAGTCAAGGAAAATGTATTTGAAGAAGTACCTGTGGTGCAACCTGAGAATCAAAAAGAGGGGACAGAAGAACCTGTAGAAGTGATAACTCCCGAAACAAAGACGGTTGTTGTTTTTGAAGATGAAGAAAAAAAGCCCGGTCAGGAGACGACCATTAAAGAACCTGAGCCAACCAAAGCTAATGAAGTTACAAAAGAAAGTGAGCCGCCTGCTGCTGTCAATATGCATGTCGTTCAAGCTGGTGAAACACTCTTTTCCCTGTCAAAAAAATATAGTGTTTCTGTTGAAAATCTAAAGAAATGGAACAACCTGACAGGGGATAATATCAGTCCGGGAGATAAACTGATTGTCGGTCAGGGAACCACTGCTTTTGAACCCACTGAAACGCCTGAAGAACCCAAAATTGCAACACCGGCAGTCAGGTCCGACACTGTTTTTTACGTGGCACAGGCAGGAGAAGACCTTTATACCATAGCCCAGAAGAATAACACAACCGTATTTAAACTCATCAGCCTCAACCATCTTACTTCACAGAAAATTTATCCCGGAATGAAAATAATAATTTCTGTACCTGAGGTGAAAACGGAAACTACAGTCCCTAAAACAACCAAAGACGGTTTCGACAATCCGGATGCGCTGATTATTAAGAAACCCGTTGTAAAACAGCCGGAAAATCCTGTTTATCAGAAACCGGCAGAAACACCGGCACCTAAAACCGAACCTAAAGTTACAGCTTCAGGTAATGAAACCTATCATATCGTTCAGGCGGGAGAAGGCTTGTTTTCCATTGCCAGAAAATACGGAGTTACTGTTACTCAGATCAAACAGTGGAACAATCTGACCTCTGATTATATTCAGGTTGGGCAAAAGCTTATTGTGGGAACGGGGCAGGCACAAACGCCACAGGTTCAACCGGCCGTTCCGGCTGCAACCCCTAAACCTTCCGGTGATGAGATTTTTCATGTAGTTGTCCCGGGCGAAACATTGTTCAGTATTTCAAAAAAATACGGTGTTTCGGTAGAGAGCATAAAATCTTTGAATAACCTGCCTGACAACAACATTAAGTCAG